Part of the Bacillales bacterium genome, GGATTTATTACCGGACTGATCTTTCTTTCGATGGAGAAGAAAAGTTCCTTTGTTCGGTTTCATGCCATGCAGTCCACCGTGTTCCTCGGGGGCGTAACGGTTGTCGACATCATTTTAACTTTCATTCCGTTTCTCGGAATCTTCTTGACTTTCTTCGTGAACACGATCACCTTTATCTTCTGGATCATCTTGATGGTCAAAGCTTACAACAACCAACGATACAAGTTGCCCATTGTTGGAAATATCTCGGAAAATCTTTTATCAAAATACTAAATCTACAAAGGGGGTTGAAGCATGAATAACCATGAAATTGATTACAACATTGTCGGGGACGATATGCAGTTTGTCGAGATTGAATTGGATCCTGGAGAAACAACTATTGCGGAAGCCGGCGCACTTATGATGATGGAGGATGCCATTGAAATGGAGACCATCTTTGGCGACGGCTCGGATCAAAGCGATGGCCAAGGTTTTCTTGGGAAGCTTTGGGGGACGGGGAAACGAATGCTTGCCGGGGAAAGTTTATTCATGACGACCTTTACGAACACCGGATCGGGGAAGAAGCATGTTTCTTTTGCCGCTCCTTATCCGGGAAAGATTTTGGCCATGGATTTGGCGGAGCTTGAAGGAAAAATTATTTGTCAGCGAGATGCTTTCCTTTGCGCGGCGAAGGGTGTGGCCGTCGGTATCGATTTTCAAAAAAAACTAGGCACCGGGTTTTTCGGCGGCGAAGGGTTCATCATGGAAAAATTAGAAGGAGACGGCCTTGCTTTTATTCATGCGGGCGGCACAACGAAGCGTGTGGATTTGCAAGCCGGTGAAAAGCTTCGGGTGGACACCGGGTGTCTCGTTGCGTTAACGAAGGACGTGGATTATTCGATTGAATATGCCGGAAAAATCAAGACGGCCTTGTTCGGCGGTGAAGGTTTATTTTTTGCAACGTTAAGAGGGCCGGGGACGGTTTGGATTCAATCGCTTCCGTTCAGTCGATTGGCCAGCCGCGTGTTCAGCGCGATGCCGCAAATTCCGGGCGGGGAAAATCGCGGTGAGCGCAGCATGCTCGGCGGCATATTCGATATCGTCGGCGGGGACGACGACGATTGATTTCAGCTAAGGAGGATGCAACGATGAAATGTTTAACCTGTGGGAACCGTGTAACCCTTCATATGAAAAATTGTGAGGGGTGCGGTGAACCGATTGGGAAGACCGAGGTTGCCGCAACAATTGACTCCGCTTCACCGGAAGATGCAAAAGCATCTTCCGGAACATCCACAAGCGATTTTGTGGAGATGGGAAAGAAATTCACAAGAACGTATGGGCAGTTTTTTATGGAAAATCTTAAATTTCCTTCTTCGAAAGCGGGACGTGCTGATCATCAAGATGTAAAATACGGGGCTTTAAACGTCCTTCTGCTGTCTTTGTTTGTCGGTCTCGGCATTTATTTTCAATTGAAACATTTTCATGTCGGTTTCTCCATGTTCGGTATGGATGTTTCTTTTAAAACATTTTTTTCAATGTTTCTTTACATGATCTTGGTGAGCTTTGGTTCAACGGCTGTCTTGTTCGGCATTCTTAAGGTGCTCATGCATGTTGACGTGAGATTTTCAACGCTGTTTGCTCGGTTTGGGTCTTTTCTAACCATTCCCGCTGCGATCTCAGCTCTTTATTTGGTGGCTTCCTTGTCGGGACTCTCCGGAGTTGCTTCATTCCTTGGGTTGTTTCTGATTACCGGGCTGCAAATCGTCTCCTTTGCCACGCTTTACTCCTTTCGCCAACAAATCCAAACCCGTTTCGACCCGTTTTATGGATTAATTCTTTATTACTTGGTTTTCTATTTCGCTCTCTTCCTGATCCAGGATCGTCTGCCAGGAGCATTCGTGGGCATGTTGTTATAGGATTCCGCATAACAAAGGGTGTTTTATTTCGATGAAACTAGCGATTTGTGTAATTCATCAGAAAGACTACGAGGAATTGAAAGAGAAACTGCTGCACTTAGGTCAAAACGATTTGTACATTTATCCTCATCTTTCCACTTACGAAACATTGGTTCACCGAATCAGCAGGAGTCAGGTGGATCGCGTGATCCTGGATCACCAGTTTTCTTTTCTGCATGCAGCCCGGACGCTCTGCGATCAATATCGGGTGGACTTGATTACGTTTCAAGGAGATGTCATAAACCTCGTAAGTACGTTTGAAAGCCCCCCTTCTTTGGAAAAACAGCGCCCGCTTCCGTATCATCTCCCCACTGATCAAGCGAACTCCCCATCGGTCGAACCCCAAGAAGTTGTCGTGAAAATTGGAGAAAAAATCGTAGAACGGGAAATTGAAATGCTGCGCTACGCGAACATCCCTCAAAAGACCATCGTAATCGGTTCGCTCTGGTCCGGTGCAGGAGCCACGCTGTTTAGTACCAATCTTGCCAGAGCGATAGCGGATCGAAAAATCGATGTCGCCTATGTCGAATACCCGCCGCTCAAACCGTACATGTTCGATTACTTGAATATCCGGCAGTTGGAAGAAGATCTTTCCTTCTCTTATCAGGATCACGCGAAGTGTGTATCGGATGATCAGCCGGTCGCCAAAGCGAAAGGGTTGCTTCACAAAGGGGTCCGGTGGATCGTGAATGATTCGCGATCCGCTCCGGTTGAAAATTGGACCGATGAGAAGATGATGAAACTGATGTATTCCTTAAGGGAAATTCCGATTCTCATTGTTGATGTAGCCACGCGTTGGAATGCCCCAGCGGTTCAAAGTTTGCTCGTTCAGGCGGATGAAATCTATGTTTGCGTCGAACCTGATCCCGTAAAAATTGACTGGGCAAGCACGGTAGATGCTGTGAAAGATCAACCTGAGCTGCAACTACATGAATATCAGGCATTACAAACGCTGCGCACGTTGGATGTATGCAAGAGTCACCGTTATGCGTATATTGAAACGAAAATACACCCCGGCTTAAAAATGAATACGTGGCATGAATGTTTGGAACAGCGGCCGCTGAGCTCACTGAATTACATCCCGTATGAAGATGTCATGAAAGGCGTGTGGGATTCCGAATTTTTATATGATGATTCGCGTTATTGTCACATGTTTGAGAAGAGTTTTCAGCCTTTGCTCCGTTCCTTCCTGCCGAAGAAATATGCTGACGGAAGAAAAAAAGACGGACTTTTGAAAAAATGGATGAAGCGAGGTCATGCAGAGTGAAACGAATCCTTAAGGTGCTCGTACCGCTGCTCATTCTTCTCTTCGGATTTGCTTTCTTGTTCGTTTACGATTTCTACTTGGAGGGGAGAATCAACACCGTTTCTGTTGTGGTGGCCGAAGAAGATATCGGCTTTAAGGACTCCTTTTCGAAACGGAATTTAACGATCAAACGGGTCAATCGCGATGATTTGGTGAGCGGCGCTGTCAAGAACGTTACTGATTTAAAAGATGCCGATCTTCTCGGGAAGTTGGCAGCGATCGATATTAAGAAAGGTACACAGATCTATCGGGAACTCGTTGACGCCAATAACCTGATTCCAGATGAAAGCGCAGGCGAATTCATTGCCCCCATTCCGGACAAATGGATTTTTGCGATTCCGGGTTCCATACGCAGAAGTTATATTGCCGACTTTTATGTGATCCCGAAAAGAAATGTGCAGCAATTGAAAAGTTCCTTGCGTAATGAAAATCAAAGGAAATCCGTTTCAGGAGGCGAGCACGATGCTTCACTATTGGCCGATTATGAAAAAACCGTGGGGAGGGGTCCCGTTTTGGAAGATGTCCGAGTTGCCTATACAAAGGACCAGTCAAACAACGAAGTCACGAATGCGAATCAAGGTGAAAAATACAGCTCAACGGGAGTGGTCTCCACAATTGAAATCATTGCAACGCAACAAATGTTGGACAAACTGCGAAAATACACGCAACAAGGAGACCAATTGTATATTGTGTACAAATTTGAGCGTTAGGTTCCAATATGAAGCAAAAAAATGAAAAAAAATCCACGCAAAGTTAATTTAGGAGGTGTGAATCATTGAAAGTCGAATTCATGGCCAATGATCATGAGCTCGCACAACTGTTGAAACAGAAAGAGGCCGCTTTGAAAATTCAAAGCGTCAGCCGTCCTTCCCCTGAAGCCGAAGTGCTCATCGTTTCAGATCTCGTCGTCCCATACAACGAAATCTCCGAGAAAATCTCTCCCCTGCAAGGCCGCATCGTTTTCTACCTCATTTCAGAACACATTGACCCCCACTTGCTAAAACATGTGAAAACCATTTGTGACACGCTGGGCATCCATACCATTCACCCACAATTGACATCAAGACAAATCGCAGACGAAATTCAAGCTATCCTTTACCCGGAACAGGCGAAAAGTTCGAAAACCGCCGTTTTCTTCGCCCCGATCCCAAATATCGGAACGACTTCGACAGCATTGAGCACAGCCCTTGCCGCATCAAGACTTACGGACGCAAGAATTGGCGTGCTCGGATTGAATGCGTGGGACGACGGAACCGATCAAGTTCCGTACAAGGGCCAATCGCTCGATAAGCTCAAAAACAAACTGGCCAATCAACTGCTCGGTTCTTCGGAAGCACAGATTTTCAGTCATTTTTACAAGTTGAAGAAAGACAACGTCTATTATCTCGCGGGCAATCGAAATATTAAGATGGAACGTTTATACACCATCGAGGAAATTCAATATTTGATCGAAATTTGTTCATCGTATTTCGATCTTCTCATTCTCGATGCGGGCAGTCATTTCGACAATGCCAACATGATTCAGGCGCTGCAAGAAGCAGATTTAAAGTTTCTTGTCGTGAATCAGCAGCGAAAAGCCCTCAAGAAATTTGAACAGTCGTATCACGATGTCTTATATCCGCTTGGCCATCTGTTATCCGATTTCTCGCTCGTCATTAATCAATATGCGGACGAAACCGGCATCCCGAATGACAAAGATCTCCTTTCAGAGTTGAACGTACCGTTTTTTTGCAAAATTCCCGACATCGATCTCATGGGTTTGCACGGCGAGGCACAGCAACATATTTTATATGATTACGGCGCACGGGAATACATGCAGGCAGTTGACTTCATTGCGACCGCTTTAATTCGAAGGACGAACCTCAAACTTACCGCTCAAGAAGAAACGTCCCGGGCGAAATCGAAATGGCGCCTGTTCACCAGATTGGGGGCGGGGGTATAAATGGCTGAAGCTCAATTTCAAGTGTTCGACATTACCGAGCATCTGCAAAAGAATGCGGTTCAACGGACAGCGGCGTCGGAGACTCTTGAAACAGAGGCGGCTCGCTTTCAAGAAGTGTGCACGAAAGTCAAAGCGCATTTTGAAAAGCTTTACGACTCCAATAAAGTGACGAATGAGGAACTTCGGGAGCGACATGCGCTTGAGTACCAAGCGATGATCGGCAAGGCGGAAGCCGAAAGTGTGCTGACGGCTGAAATTGAAGGCTACCTAAGGGATGAAAATTTCTTGGGTGTTCAAGACTTTCCTGAATTTTACGAGACGATCGCTGAGGCTTGCTTTCATGAAATTTATCGTTTCGGCTCTTTCGCTAAGTGGAGAAAATATCCCGACTCTCCTTCAGGTGTCATCCAAGGAGATGAAATTTGGTTCCTTGTTGACGGGAAATTCCAGCGGCAGGAAGAACGGTTGCGCGATCAACTTCATGTACATGAAATCATCCGCTCCTTTTCATTGAAACATAAGGGGTTAAGAATTAATGAAAATCATCCGGAAGCCGAATTTGACATGGATGACGGCACGAGGGTTAAAGTAGTTGTACCTCCTCGTTCGTACCGGCCGACGATCATTTTTCGCCGGTTCGTCATTCGTCGGTTTTCGTTTGAACAGCAAGCAAAAAAGAACACGATCCCGCTTGAAGACGTTTCGTTGTATCGGTTATTGGCAAAGTTGCCGCTCAACACGGTCGTTGCCGGGAGAGTCCAATCGGGAAAATCGACGTTCCTGAAGACGATTTACGCGGAACGGGAACCGCACCTTGTCGCGGTGTTGATCGAAACGAATCCAGAGTCTTTCTTGAAGCGTGATTTTCCGGACCGGCTCGTCCATGATTTTTACACCTCAGACGGAAACATTCATCAAGTGATTCGCGATGCACTGCGGACGGACCATGACTACATTATCGTACAAGAAGTTCGGGGAATTGAAGCCGAAGGTGCGATTGCTGGAACGGAAAGAGGGACGACCGGTTTATTAATGTCCTACCATATCACCAATCCGAAAAATACACCGAAACAGCTGGCCCGTCATATCATCGATGAATTTCCGAGACGGAGCGAAGATCGAGAGATTAAGAGAATTGCCGAACAATTGGATCTCGGCATTACGATGACTTCCTTGAAGAACAACGAGAAACGGGTGACTTCTGTGTATGAAATGTGTTACGACGAGGAATTGGAGCAAGCATGGATCAACTATCTCATTTTATATGACGCAAAAACGAATACATGGACTTACAATGCCGGTCTTTCTGAAAGTTTGGCGAGAAAGATGAGAAACTTGGACGAGTCGCTGTATGAATCTTTTATCCGTCTGTTAAAAGAAAGAGCACGACAGCATCCGATCACCGGAAAGACCGAATTCGCCTGTCATTAAGGGGGGAACGAAGTGCTGTATGTTTTGATCAATGTTGTCGTCAAACTAATTGCTTACTCGATGATGATTTACGGTTTGTGGCTGCTTGTCGGGGCTCCTTTCCTCGCTGCCCAATTTTCCGAAGGGTTTTATCGCTACAAAAGGCGCAGAAGAGCGAGGCGCATACAGGAACTTGCGGCGTTAAAGGAAAAAAATGAGACGAAAACGCACTCGCGGTTTTACCGGCATCTCGAATTGATTTTATCGAGTGTGAAAAAGAACTACCAGGAAACGGCCGTCTTCAATTTCTTGTTTTTAACGGCTATCTTATTCGGCGTAAACTTTATTCTCATGGTTTTATCAATGAAGGATTTGGTTCTCAGCGCGTTTGTTTCAGGGTTGCTTGCCGCGCTTCCGTATTTTTTCCTGAGAGTCCGTTTAACAGCAATCCGCAGCAGAACTTCGCTTCTGTTTCTCAGTTATTTCCCCGTTATTTTGCAAAATTACCAAAGCAGCAACAAGGACCTCTACTTCGCTTTGGCCGAGTCAATTCCGCAAATCAAAAACAGTGAAATGCAGCGTGTGTACATGAAATTGTTGAATGCGTTGCAGTTGAAAAGAACCCGGGCGGAATTTGAAGAAAGTGTTCGCATCTTCGTCTATTCGATTAACTCTACATTTGCCAAGCGATTTGGGAAGCTGGTGATTCGGGCCCACCTTGAAAGAGCCGATGTCAGCGAGTCCTTTTCCCAATTGGATGCCGATATCCGCAAGCGAAAATCAGACATGCAATCGGAGAAAACGAAAAACTTTGACACTGTGAACTTAGGTTTTTTGCCGATTGCGACCATTCCATTTGCCTTCTATTTTGCCCATTCTCTTTCTGGAGTCCTTGATTTCTGGTATTTCTTTCAACAGAAAACCAATTTGACGCTCTTTGTCATCACTGTCGTTGGGGGCATCTTATGTGTTTCCACGTCGTTCCTGCTGCGCAAACCGAAGGCAGATCTTTAGTTACGGAGGTGAACATGGAACAGATTTTGACGTTTCACTTTTTCTTGCAAGCGGTTGAATATCTTGTGTATTTTGCGATCGTTTGGACGGCGGCTTACCAACTGTATGCGGCATTAACAACAAAGCAGGAGCGTAAATCCCATCGCACTCGGGTACAAAAGGAATTCGAGGAGCGCCGTGAGAAAATGGTCGAGAAATCTTCAGCAACGACGCTGGCCGAAAAGTTTGAGGAAGCCGGAAATCCTTTAAGTTTAACGGCGTTAAAGTTTTATGTGATACGTTATCTCGTGTTTACGGCCGTTTTGCTTTATTACGTTGTCATTCCGCTCATAACCGAAGGGACATTCAGTCTTTCTTTGTTAACGGTGATCGTTCTCTTGTTCGTTGCGACAAGTCCGCGTCTGAGTATTTCGTTGACGCACCTGGGACTCAACAAAGTGATCGCATTTTACGATCGCAAGAAACATATCGAACTGTTCACCCTCTTCGACATGTTGAAAGCGGAACTGAAGAGTCTTGGCAGCGGCCAGCATGTCAACGTCTATCACCTGTTGCATGAGGCCTTGCCTTATTTTGAATTCATTAACGGAGGCATTACGAGTTTTTTGCGATTTTGGCGAACGGATCCTGAGAAAGCGCGGGAAGCGTTCGTGAAAAATATAGGAGGTGGTCACGCAGAACAGTTGGCGAGTATTTTGTTCAAGTTGGACGAGACTTCGAAAAACTATGCGATCGAAGTGATTGACGGCGCATCCAAAGTTTTCTCAACTGACTATTTCGAATCGATGAACCGTCGATCCGAAGGGAAATCGATCACGTTCAACGTCTTGTTTTTCGGCGTCAACATCCTCACGTTGCTCTGGCTCATTATCATGGTCGTTTCAATGTTTTCCAGTACATTCGAAAATGTAAATTTAGGAGGTATTCCAAAATGAAAGAAGCGATTAACAACTGGTTGATGGTCGGGATTGGGGTTTTGATAATTGGATTGTTGATTTTTGGGACTTTGTACAATTCGGTTAAAGATAAAGCCGATGATATGAACAGTGAAGTAACGGGAACTAGCTTGCCGGAGACGAGTAACTAGGAATTCATGGGAGTCATTGACTTTCCATTGTCAAGGGCTCCCGGATTTTGGAGGGATATGATGAGACCGGCGTTGTTCGAATGGCTGCTCATTCCATTCATTTTATGGGGAATGTTTCAAGGGTTGTTGTATTTTCATGCCAATCAAGTGCACCTTGCACTGAATCTTGCCACTTATGAAGGCGCCAAAGAAGCAGCACTTCAAGGGAAATATACCGATGACATATACGGTGCAATGAAGCAGTATCTTGTGGATCAATTTCACTACGATCCGGAGAAGATTGAAATTGAAGGGACCCGCACCGTACAACCTCGTGGGGAGTATTTAACGGTGAAAATTACGGTTCCGAGACCGAGAATCGCCGTATTACCCATGTTTGAATTTGGTTCTTCCAGTGGTGTCATCGTCGAGGAAAAACAAATCATGAGTGAATATATAGCTCCGACCAATTGAGGCGATTTCGATGAGAGAAACGATAAGAGTTTGGGCAATCTCGACACTAATGATATTCGCTATGGTGTGGCAGATGAACACGATTGCCGATGCCGATGCGAGTAAATATTTAAAAGAAGATCTCGAAATTGCCGTCCATGATGCTGCGATGTGTATTGACTACAGGAAATTGGCAGAAGGAATCATCATTTTCGATAAAAAGCGAGCGAAACAGGCGTTTTTGGACAGCCTTGCCGCCAATTCCCATATGAAACCCGTCCATGCGAGCAGCTTGGACATGCATCCGAAACCGGGGAGTTTTTTTCAAGATGCGTTCAAGGTCGTCACTTTTGACATAATTGATGATTCTCATCCGGATGTGGATGGTTTTCCCTATTCTTATCACCATCCTTTATATGACATGGACATTGTATACGATGGACCTACCATTGTTGCTGTCGTCGAAACCTACGGTCCGCGTTATTTCTCCGGAGAGAAATCCGTCATCCGTCGTGCCGCTTCTTATTCTTATCAATTTGGAAGCGGGGAATAAATGTTTTTCGGGAAAAGGCTTTCGTTTCCCTCGTTTTACTTGTCATGAGAATCCGGATATGGGGGTGTGGGACTTTGGAAGCGTACAATTATGTGTTGATTTTGTTGCTGCTAATCGCATTATGGTGGGACATTAGATTTAAAAGAATTCCGAATTGGTTGACCGTTAGTGGGACGGCGGCGGGATTCCTGTATCATTTCATCTTTGACGGTCTCGATGGGGTGGTCTTCTCGAGTATCGGAATGGTTGCTGCTGGGGGAACTTTTCTCTTTCTCTATATATTTCGGGCAATCGGCGCAGGTGATGTTAAGTTGTTTGCGGCCATTGGAGCCATTGCAGGGGTCCAGTTTGTTTTCTATCTCATGATGTATTCTATTCTATACGCCGGAATCATTGCACTTG contains:
- a CDS encoding DUF4870 domain-containing protein is translated as MSELHEKKVHQASSTGLEENVAGLLCYLAGFITGLIFLSMEKKSSFVRFHAMQSTVFLGGVTVVDIILTFIPFLGIFLTFFVNTITFIFWIILMVKAYNNQRYKLPIVGNISENLLSKY
- a CDS encoding TIGR00266 family protein, which encodes MNNHEIDYNIVGDDMQFVEIELDPGETTIAEAGALMMMEDAIEMETIFGDGSDQSDGQGFLGKLWGTGKRMLAGESLFMTTFTNTGSGKKHVSFAAPYPGKILAMDLAELEGKIICQRDAFLCAAKGVAVGIDFQKKLGTGFFGGEGFIMEKLEGDGLAFIHAGGTTKRVDLQAGEKLRVDTGCLVALTKDVDYSIEYAGKIKTALFGGEGLFFATLRGPGTVWIQSLPFSRLASRVFSAMPQIPGGENRGERSMLGGIFDIVGGDDDD
- a CDS encoding flagellar biosynthesis protein FlgA gives rise to the protein MKRILKVLVPLLILLFGFAFLFVYDFYLEGRINTVSVVVAEEDIGFKDSFSKRNLTIKRVNRDDLVSGAVKNVTDLKDADLLGKLAAIDIKKGTQIYRELVDANNLIPDESAGEFIAPIPDKWIFAIPGSIRRSYIADFYVIPKRNVQQLKSSLRNENQRKSVSGGEHDASLLADYEKTVGRGPVLEDVRVAYTKDQSNNEVTNANQGEKYSSTGVVSTIEIIATQQMLDKLRKYTQQGDQLYIVYKFER
- a CDS encoding ATPase, T2SS/T4P/T4SS family gives rise to the protein MAEAQFQVFDITEHLQKNAVQRTAASETLETEAARFQEVCTKVKAHFEKLYDSNKVTNEELRERHALEYQAMIGKAEAESVLTAEIEGYLRDENFLGVQDFPEFYETIAEACFHEIYRFGSFAKWRKYPDSPSGVIQGDEIWFLVDGKFQRQEERLRDQLHVHEIIRSFSLKHKGLRINENHPEAEFDMDDGTRVKVVVPPRSYRPTIIFRRFVIRRFSFEQQAKKNTIPLEDVSLYRLLAKLPLNTVVAGRVQSGKSTFLKTIYAEREPHLVAVLIETNPESFLKRDFPDRLVHDFYTSDGNIHQVIRDALRTDHDYIIVQEVRGIEAEGAIAGTERGTTGLLMSYHITNPKNTPKQLARHIIDEFPRRSEDREIKRIAEQLDLGITMTSLKNNEKRVTSVYEMCYDEELEQAWINYLILYDAKTNTWTYNAGLSESLARKMRNLDESLYESFIRLLKERARQHPITGKTEFACH
- a CDS encoding A24 family peptidase, yielding MEAYNYVLILLLLIALWWDIRFKRIPNWLTVSGTAAGFLYHFIFDGLDGVVFSSIGMVAAGGTFLFLYIFRAIGAGDVKLFAAIGAIAGVQFVFYLMMYSILYAGIIALVILLFTRTFLKKMALAVIHLLSTWNSRDISVLETYQKQESTRFAFMYAVIPAVATTYYYFYF